Proteins from one Brevibacillus humidisoli genomic window:
- a CDS encoding iron-containing alcohol dehydrogenase, which translates to MNNFIYRNPTELIFGKGQLSKLAEKVEAYGRKILLVYGGGSIKRFGLYDKVMSILGEHGCQVAELAGVEPNPRLSTVQKGIELCRQQQIDWILAVGGGSVIDAAKAVAVGVPYDGDVWDFYTRKAAARDALPLGTILTLAATGSEMNRGSVITNWETKEKYGAGTTFPAFSILDPEHTYSVPRDQTVYGICDMLSHVFEQYFSHTPEIPLQTRIAEGIMLTVIENAERVLADPEDYDARANLMYCGTMALNGTLAMGVETDWATHSIEHAVSAVYDIPHGGGLSIIFPNWMKYVYRENVSRFKQFAERVWQVDPAGKSDEEVALEGIARTRAFFDRIGAPSRLQEYEIGDEQLDLMADKAVPYGPIGRFKQLKVDDVREILIQSL; encoded by the coding sequence ATGAACAACTTCATCTATCGCAATCCGACCGAGTTGATTTTTGGTAAAGGGCAACTGTCCAAGCTGGCGGAAAAAGTGGAGGCATACGGCCGGAAGATCTTACTGGTGTACGGTGGCGGCAGCATCAAAAGATTTGGCTTATATGACAAGGTGATGTCCATCTTAGGGGAGCATGGATGTCAGGTAGCGGAATTGGCTGGAGTAGAGCCGAACCCGCGCCTGTCAACTGTTCAGAAGGGGATCGAGCTCTGTCGTCAGCAGCAGATCGACTGGATCTTGGCTGTAGGCGGGGGCAGCGTCATTGATGCAGCCAAAGCGGTGGCGGTTGGCGTGCCGTACGACGGGGACGTGTGGGATTTTTACACTCGCAAAGCGGCTGCCCGGGATGCACTGCCGCTGGGCACGATCCTCACATTGGCCGCGACCGGATCGGAGATGAACAGGGGCAGCGTCATCACCAACTGGGAGACCAAGGAAAAGTACGGAGCGGGCACCACCTTTCCGGCTTTCTCCATCCTGGATCCGGAACACACCTATTCGGTGCCACGCGACCAGACCGTATACGGGATTTGCGACATGCTGTCACACGTGTTTGAGCAGTACTTCTCTCACACGCCAGAGATCCCGCTGCAAACACGGATTGCCGAAGGGATCATGCTGACTGTGATCGAGAATGCAGAGCGGGTGCTGGCCGATCCCGAGGACTACGACGCACGGGCCAACCTCATGTACTGCGGCACGATGGCTTTAAATGGCACCTTGGCGATGGGTGTGGAGACGGACTGGGCCACCCATTCCATTGAACATGCGGTTAGTGCGGTTTACGACATCCCGCATGGCGGCGGCCTGTCAATCATCTTCCCTAACTGGATGAAGTATGTCTACAGGGAAAACGTGTCACGGTTCAAGCAGTTTGCAGAGCGCGTCTGGCAGGTTGATCCTGCCGGAAAGTCGGATGAGGAAGTGGCCTTGGAGGGGATTGCCAGGACGCGGGCCTTTTTTGATCGGATCGGCGCGCCGAGTCGACTGCAGGAGTATGAGATCGGTGATGAACAGCTGGATCTGATGGCTGACAAAGCGGTTCCATACGGGCCGATTGGTCGGTTTAAACAGCTTAAGGTAGATGATGTGCGTGAGATTTTAATACAGAGTTTGTAA
- a CDS encoding DUF4901 domain-containing protein produces MKLLHKSVMTVIAASLLSSTPVWASAQEAVITNQEAVEKAKAVEVKVAEKKGEEGNVEQQAMSQAVEQSLDRLYQLVPELQEMKLTDQHLRPAENGRSAAWYLHFSNAPEQPQEAEDLQDTAHAYLSLKAETGELLTFNIQHPQWSSEEMPTAQLTKEKATAFMKQLLGDQADDYRLSDSVGYGRSASRDSNGNETVWTSASVQFERLIHGVPLINSGYQVEVDSFGHVTSIYQTDEDSGVAPIDLEAFPDPSEALTVEEAKKAYQDLIEMELVYSAYGPGQRILIGTNDDAEESAAKPSLQYRPNFTKVLDARTGKEADMGMRLANREELSKSIKLEPQGKELVAETPEDAAALLSDEFGIDMTGMRFDEREEMDWPTQKKFLHYSWHSEPKEDVEGPDRYADMKYVHVGIDAETGQVLNVSVQDESKQGAKPSISEDQAEKAAIQFLETYTDSDIEELMLRSMYSSVEKPLYPDWVDESKVEERMAESAPEFTFFLNESYQGIPIIDRSYQVTIDAVTGEVSRFYLPSQREQDLQLPDSSQVVTPEAAAEALFDANPPRMVYVWPEFAGQRAPQPWLLYISDYTAGGGYLDAITGKWVKASSDKE; encoded by the coding sequence ATGAAGCTGTTACATAAATCCGTGATGACGGTGATCGCGGCTAGTCTGCTGTCCAGCACTCCGGTCTGGGCCAGTGCCCAAGAGGCGGTCATCACGAACCAGGAGGCAGTGGAGAAAGCGAAAGCAGTGGAAGTGAAAGTGGCAGAAAAGAAAGGGGAAGAAGGGAACGTTGAACAGCAGGCGATGAGTCAAGCGGTGGAACAGTCACTTGACCGCCTGTATCAACTCGTACCAGAGCTACAGGAGATGAAGCTGACAGATCAACACCTTCGGCCTGCTGAGAATGGTCGCTCTGCCGCCTGGTACTTGCATTTTTCTAATGCTCCAGAACAACCGCAGGAAGCAGAAGATTTGCAGGATACAGCACATGCCTACCTGTCGCTGAAAGCGGAGACTGGAGAACTGCTCACTTTCAACATCCAGCATCCGCAGTGGTCGTCCGAAGAAATGCCAACAGCGCAGCTGACAAAGGAGAAGGCGACAGCCTTTATGAAACAACTGCTAGGGGATCAGGCAGACGATTATCGACTAAGCGATAGCGTCGGTTACGGTCGCAGTGCTTCCCGTGACAGCAATGGCAACGAAACAGTCTGGACCAGCGCCAGTGTGCAGTTTGAACGGCTGATTCATGGCGTTCCCCTGATCAATTCCGGCTACCAAGTGGAGGTAGACTCGTTTGGTCACGTGACCAGCATCTATCAAACGGATGAAGACAGCGGAGTGGCCCCGATTGATCTCGAGGCATTTCCCGACCCGTCAGAAGCATTGACGGTAGAGGAAGCAAAGAAAGCGTATCAGGACCTGATCGAGATGGAATTGGTTTATTCCGCATACGGTCCAGGCCAGCGTATCCTGATCGGAACGAATGATGATGCGGAAGAATCAGCCGCAAAACCGAGTCTCCAGTACAGACCGAATTTTACAAAAGTGTTGGACGCACGCACAGGAAAAGAAGCAGATATGGGAATGCGACTGGCAAACCGCGAGGAACTATCGAAAAGCATCAAGCTGGAACCGCAGGGGAAAGAGCTGGTGGCCGAAACACCGGAAGACGCCGCAGCGCTTCTCTCTGACGAATTCGGCATTGACATGACAGGTATGCGCTTCGATGAGCGTGAGGAGATGGACTGGCCAACGCAAAAGAAATTTCTCCACTACTCCTGGCATAGTGAGCCAAAAGAAGATGTAGAAGGCCCGGACAGGTACGCTGACATGAAGTACGTGCATGTGGGAATAGATGCAGAAACGGGTCAGGTACTCAACGTCTCCGTGCAGGATGAGTCCAAACAGGGAGCCAAGCCGAGCATCAGCGAGGATCAAGCTGAGAAGGCAGCCATTCAATTCCTGGAAACATACACGGATTCCGATATAGAGGAGTTGATGCTGCGGAGCATGTACTCTTCTGTGGAGAAACCGCTATACCCTGACTGGGTGGACGAAAGCAAAGTAGAGGAGCGAATGGCAGAGTCAGCGCCGGAATTCACGTTTTTCTTGAACGAGAGCTATCAGGGAATACCGATTATCGATCGCTCCTACCAAGTGACGATTGACGCGGTAACAGGTGAAGTGAGTCGCTTCTATCTCCCCAGTCAGCGGGAGCAGGACCTTCAACTGCCGGACAGCAGCCAGGTTGTCACGCCGGAAGCAGCAGCAGAGGCCCTGTTTGATGCAAATCCGCCCCGCATGGTCTATGTGTGGCCAGAATTCGCAGGTCAGCGCGCACCACAGCCTTGGCTGCTCTACATCAGTGACTATACGGCTGGCGGCGGCTATCTGGACGCGATCACCGGTAAATGGGTGAAAGCCAGCTCGGATAAGGAATAA
- a CDS encoding DUF5317 domain-containing protein codes for MSIDIILLSFVIAFLRGGRLRELPKFHKLYFLVVSILLQVCSAFMPTIGGIFVSIAYIFTLLFFFSNREHEDIRVFMIGWFLNAITIWSNYGKMPIDLEQAKKLPYSLEPIINGTDFKHSVLTEASNLPFLADIVYMPFPIERVISIGDMFIMLGAFLLVQRIMNKPISLIRLREGSSYAAKN; via the coding sequence ATGTCCATCGATATCATATTACTATCCTTTGTGATTGCATTTCTACGTGGTGGCAGGTTGCGAGAGTTGCCCAAGTTCCACAAGCTTTACTTCCTGGTTGTTAGCATTCTTTTGCAAGTGTGTTCAGCTTTCATGCCAACCATCGGGGGCATTTTTGTCTCGATAGCCTATATCTTCACGTTGTTATTTTTTTTTAGTAACCGGGAACATGAAGACATCCGTGTCTTTATGATCGGCTGGTTTCTAAATGCCATCACGATCTGGTCCAACTACGGAAAGATGCCGATAGATCTGGAACAAGCCAAAAAATTGCCGTACTCACTTGAGCCGATTATCAACGGTACAGACTTTAAACACAGTGTTTTGACGGAAGCTTCCAATCTTCCTTTTTTGGCGGATATCGTGTACATGCCGTTCCCGATTGAACGAGTGATCAGTATCGGGGATATGTTCATCATGCTGGGTGCCTTTCTGCTTGTCCAGCGCATCATGAACAAGCCGATTTCATTAATCAGACTGCGAGAAGGTAGTAGCTATGCAGCCAAGAACTGA
- the argF gene encoding ornithine carbamoyltransferase, whose protein sequence is MEPAKTLEAYQDVQLSACKGRDVLRIDEFSPAELEGLLRSAQQLKQWQKSGKVYQPLKGKTLGMIFDKASTRTRVSFEVGIYQLGGMGMFLSGKELQLGRGEPISDTAQVMSRYVDGIMIRTFSHEAVETLARYAEIPIINGLTDLFHPCQALADMLTILEHKGTLKGIKLAYVGDGNNVANSLVLAAALLGVDVSVAAPTGYEMDDQIIKQAEMYAAASGARLLFTNDPEQAVKGAHAVYTDVWTSMGFEAENEQRLRDFADYQVNERLVSLADPSYLFMHCLPAHRGEEVSAGVIDGPNSVIFDQAENRLHAQKAILAAVL, encoded by the coding sequence ATGGAACCTGCGAAGACATTGGAAGCTTATCAGGATGTGCAGCTGTCCGCATGTAAAGGCAGAGATGTGTTGAGAATTGACGAGTTCAGCCCTGCTGAACTGGAAGGATTGCTGCGATCCGCGCAGCAGTTGAAACAATGGCAGAAGAGCGGCAAGGTTTATCAACCGCTAAAGGGAAAAACGCTCGGCATGATCTTTGACAAGGCATCCACCCGTACGCGTGTCTCGTTTGAGGTAGGGATTTACCAACTGGGCGGGATGGGAATGTTCCTGAGCGGCAAAGAGCTGCAGTTGGGGCGAGGCGAGCCAATTAGCGATACAGCGCAGGTGATGTCACGCTATGTCGATGGGATCATGATCCGCACGTTCTCTCATGAGGCTGTAGAGACGTTGGCCCGATACGCCGAGATTCCGATCATCAACGGACTGACCGATCTGTTCCACCCCTGCCAGGCGCTGGCCGACATGCTGACCATCCTGGAGCATAAAGGAACACTCAAGGGCATCAAGCTGGCCTACGTAGGGGACGGAAACAACGTCGCCAATTCCCTTGTATTGGCCGCTGCACTGCTTGGTGTAGATGTGAGCGTAGCTGCTCCGACCGGTTATGAAATGGACGACCAGATCATCAAGCAAGCAGAGATGTACGCTGCAGCCAGTGGAGCACGTCTGCTATTTACCAACGATCCTGAACAGGCGGTAAAAGGCGCCCACGCGGTCTATACCGACGTCTGGACCAGTATGGGCTTTGAAGCAGAAAATGAACAGCGTCTGCGAGATTTTGCCGACTATCAGGTGAACGAACGACTGGTAAGTCTGGCTGATCCCTCGTATCTTTTCATGCACTGCCTGCCCGCCCACCGCGGGGAAGAAGTGTCGGCGGGGGTGATTGACGGCCCGAATTCTGTCATTTTTGATCAGGCAGAAAACCGTCTGCATGCGCAAAAAGCGATTTTGGCCGCGGTCCTGTAA
- the argH gene encoding argininosuccinate lyase, whose amino-acid sequence MKLWGGRFTKPTNQLVEEYTASISFDQQMWRQDIVGSLAHVAMLGKCGILPMDEVKQIIAGLKKVKEKIERGQVTFQVAHEDVHMNIEKLLIEEIGPIGGKLHTGRSRNDQVALDMHLYLREKMLELIQLAAYLQNALLDQAANNLDTVMPGYTHLQRAQPVLFGYHLMAYVSMLQRDMERLQDAWKRVNVLPLGAGALAGTTFPIDREFVAELLQFDGVYLNSMDAVSDRDFIVEFLSAASLLMAHLSRLCEELVMWSSQEFSFIELDDAFCTGSSIMPQKKNPDVAELVRGKTGRVYGNLIGILTVLKGLPLAYNKDMQEDKEGMFDTVATLHGALALLTPMIETMQVNKQRMRQAVAEDFSNATDLADYLVTKNLPFRQAHEVVGRAVLYCIEQKKYLLDLSLEEFQRFSPLIDADVYQALDADTVVNARKAMGGTAREQVEKQITAYRGFLEQTKSWINQTSQKVSIESLVDVGSPV is encoded by the coding sequence ATGAAACTGTGGGGAGGGCGCTTCACCAAGCCGACCAACCAACTAGTGGAAGAATATACAGCCTCGATCTCGTTTGATCAGCAGATGTGGCGGCAGGATATTGTCGGCAGCCTGGCCCACGTCGCCATGCTGGGCAAGTGCGGCATCCTTCCGATGGACGAAGTGAAACAGATTATCGCCGGGCTGAAAAAAGTAAAAGAGAAGATTGAGCGCGGCCAGGTAACGTTTCAAGTAGCACACGAAGATGTGCACATGAACATTGAGAAGCTGCTGATTGAAGAGATTGGCCCGATCGGCGGCAAGCTGCATACGGGACGGAGCCGCAACGATCAGGTGGCCCTCGATATGCACTTGTACCTGCGGGAAAAAATGCTGGAGCTGATCCAACTGGCCGCTTATCTGCAAAACGCCTTGTTGGATCAGGCAGCCAACAACCTGGATACGGTCATGCCTGGCTATACGCATCTGCAGCGTGCGCAGCCGGTGCTGTTCGGCTATCATCTGATGGCGTATGTCTCCATGCTGCAGCGGGATATGGAACGGCTGCAGGATGCCTGGAAGCGGGTCAACGTTCTGCCGCTCGGAGCCGGAGCGCTCGCCGGAACGACCTTTCCGATCGACCGTGAGTTTGTCGCCGAACTGCTGCAGTTTGACGGTGTCTACCTGAACAGCATGGATGCGGTGAGCGACCGCGACTTCATCGTCGAGTTTCTCTCTGCCGCCTCGCTGTTGATGGCCCACCTCTCCCGTCTCTGTGAAGAACTGGTGATGTGGAGCAGTCAGGAATTCTCGTTCATCGAGCTGGACGATGCCTTCTGCACCGGCTCCAGCATCATGCCGCAGAAGAAAAACCCTGACGTGGCAGAACTGGTCAGAGGCAAGACCGGACGCGTCTACGGCAATCTGATCGGCATCCTGACTGTGCTGAAAGGACTGCCGCTGGCCTATAATAAAGACATGCAGGAAGATAAAGAGGGAATGTTCGACACGGTCGCCACCCTGCACGGCGCACTGGCGCTGCTCACCCCGATGATCGAGACGATGCAGGTAAACAAACAACGCATGCGGCAGGCGGTAGCCGAGGATTTCTCCAACGCAACCGATCTGGCGGACTATCTGGTCACCAAAAATCTGCCGTTCCGTCAGGCGCATGAAGTAGTAGGACGGGCGGTGCTCTACTGCATCGAGCAGAAGAAATATCTGCTCGATCTCTCCCTGGAGGAGTTTCAGCGGTTCTCGCCGCTGATTGACGCTGATGTCTATCAAGCGCTTGATGCAGACACGGTGGTAAACGCGCGTAAAGCGATGGGCGGTACGGCGCGCGAACAGGTAGAGAAGCAGATCACTGCTTATCGTGGATTTTTGGAACAGACCAAGTCTTGGATCAATCAGACCAGCCAAAAAGTCTCCATCGAATCACTGGTCGACGTCGGCTCGCCGGTGTAA
- a CDS encoding argininosuccinate synthase: MAKEKIVLAYSGGLDTSVAIKWLQETYNFDVIAVALDVGEGKDLDFVQKKALQVGAIKSIVVDAKETFANDFVLPALQANAMYEGKYPLVSALSRYLISRVLVEIAEKEGAVAVAHGCTGKGNDQVRFDVSFTALNPDLKIVAPVREWGWTRDEEIEYAKQHNIPIPINLDNPYSIDQNLWGRSCECGVLEDPWAAPPEGAYDMTNSIDDAPDQPEEIEITFEKGVPTALNGEKLSVAQLILKLNKIAGKHGVGRIDHVENRLVGIKSREVYETPAATTLILAHRELEFLTQPREVAQFKPIIEQKITQVIYEGLWYSPLMNALKAFVQETQQYVSGVVRVKLHKGHAIVVGRKSASSLYSHELATYAEGDQFDHKAALGFIKLWGLPTKVHAQVNEAALGQGYTTPITIVDEKDAVTQ; this comes from the coding sequence ATGGCAAAAGAAAAAATTGTACTGGCTTATTCGGGTGGTTTGGATACATCCGTTGCGATTAAATGGCTGCAGGAGACTTACAACTTTGATGTGATTGCCGTCGCTCTCGACGTAGGAGAAGGCAAGGATCTCGACTTCGTACAGAAAAAAGCGTTGCAGGTTGGCGCGATCAAGTCGATTGTCGTCGATGCCAAAGAGACGTTTGCCAATGATTTCGTGCTGCCTGCCCTGCAGGCCAACGCGATGTACGAGGGGAAATATCCGCTCGTCTCTGCGCTGTCCCGCTACCTGATCTCCCGCGTACTGGTGGAGATTGCAGAGAAAGAAGGAGCAGTCGCTGTGGCTCACGGCTGCACAGGTAAAGGGAATGATCAGGTACGCTTTGACGTCTCCTTTACGGCGCTCAACCCAGACCTGAAGATCGTCGCTCCCGTCCGTGAGTGGGGCTGGACCCGTGACGAAGAGATTGAATACGCCAAGCAACACAACATCCCGATTCCGATCAACCTCGACAACCCGTACAGCATCGACCAGAACCTGTGGGGCAGAAGCTGTGAGTGCGGTGTTCTGGAAGATCCGTGGGCAGCTCCTCCGGAGGGCGCTTATGACATGACCAATTCGATCGACGATGCCCCCGATCAACCGGAGGAAATCGAGATCACGTTTGAGAAAGGGGTACCGACAGCCCTCAACGGAGAAAAACTGTCCGTTGCCCAGCTGATCCTCAAGCTGAACAAGATTGCAGGGAAACATGGCGTCGGCCGTATCGACCATGTGGAAAACCGTCTCGTCGGGATCAAGTCGCGGGAAGTGTACGAAACCCCGGCAGCTACCACGCTGATCCTGGCTCACCGCGAGCTGGAGTTCCTGACTCAGCCGCGTGAAGTGGCTCAGTTTAAGCCGATTATCGAACAGAAGATCACCCAGGTGATTTACGAAGGTCTCTGGTATTCGCCACTGATGAATGCCTTGAAAGCTTTTGTCCAGGAGACCCAACAATATGTCAGCGGGGTCGTGCGGGTCAAACTGCACAAAGGTCACGCCATCGTGGTAGGCCGCAAGTCTGCTTCTTCCCTGTACAGCCATGAGCTGGCTACGTATGCGGAGGGTGACCAGTTTGACCATAAGGCGGCACTCGGCTTCATCAAACTGTGGGGCCTGCCGACCAAAGTGCACGCTCAGGTAAATGAAGCGGCACTCGGACAGGGGTATACGACTCCTATTACAATCGTCGATGAAAAGGATGCGGTTACGCAATGA
- a CDS encoding HD-GYP domain-containing protein — translation MAKSLIKDGTLTYVLVMVHGGIGARLIEYYGAPSLLPILVTFVIISIVFHQYFNNLNSLQQKMDEVKHLNDSILTAMAASIDARDPYTHGHSYRVAYWGRELATAIGLSKKEADEVYYGGILHDIGKIGIEDDILNKEGKLSKEEYHKIQQHPVIGYHIVKQAGVFPELLPAIRNHHERVDGKGYPDGLGGTEIPLIARILAISDAFDAMVSDRPYRKGVPVDQALQIIKENAGTQFDAVLAETFVRLVRRYSKEQLEEVFRQSGQINIRLTEGAS, via the coding sequence GTGGCAAAAAGTCTAATCAAGGACGGAACGCTCACTTATGTTCTCGTGATGGTTCACGGAGGGATTGGGGCAAGGCTCATCGAATATTACGGCGCCCCTTCCCTGTTACCGATCCTCGTCACTTTTGTGATTATAAGCATTGTTTTCCACCAATACTTCAACAACCTCAACAGCCTCCAGCAAAAGATGGACGAGGTAAAACATCTGAACGACTCAATCCTCACGGCAATGGCGGCTTCGATTGACGCCCGCGACCCGTATACGCATGGTCACTCGTATCGTGTCGCCTACTGGGGCCGTGAACTGGCCACGGCAATCGGCCTCTCCAAAAAGGAAGCCGATGAAGTGTACTACGGAGGGATTCTGCACGATATCGGCAAGATCGGGATTGAGGACGATATTTTAAATAAAGAAGGAAAATTATCCAAGGAAGAATATCACAAGATTCAACAGCATCCGGTCATTGGTTACCATATAGTGAAACAAGCAGGCGTCTTTCCCGAACTGCTGCCGGCTATACGTAATCACCACGAACGGGTTGATGGGAAAGGGTACCCAGACGGGCTAGGCGGTACAGAGATTCCGCTGATCGCCAGGATTCTTGCGATCTCAGACGCTTTTGACGCGATGGTGTCAGACAGACCCTACCGCAAAGGGGTACCGGTGGACCAGGCTCTGCAGATCATCAAGGAAAACGCCGGGACACAGTTCGATGCAGTCTTGGCCGAGACGTTTGTCAGGCTGGTCCGACGTTACTCCAAAGAGCAGTTGGAAGAAGTGTTTCGACAAAGTGGACAAATCAATATCAGGTTAACCGAGGGGGCTTCTTGA
- a CDS encoding short-chain dehydrogenase, whose product MPCVHEFGILDDIDSQKDYNDYNPQKYNCISVDDDMINGLMEHLSTMKTYFHSCNRPERGLAHWGITIIPPESLSLFYDVVTSSRYYNQSVELHELASKIIQAIDEKKYMIHYGI is encoded by the coding sequence ATGCCTTGTGTACACGAGTTTGGGATACTTGATGATATTGATAGTCAGAAAGATTACAATGATTACAACCCGCAGAAATACAACTGTATTTCTGTGGATGATGATATGATCAATGGCTTAATGGAACATTTATCTACCATGAAAACCTACTTTCATTCATGCAATCGCCCAGAACGTGGTTTAGCCCATTGGGGAATCACGATTATTCCACCTGAATCATTATCGTTATTTTATGATGTCGTCACATCTTCGAGGTACTATAATCAATCTGTTGAACTTCATGAACTGGCTTCAAAAATTATACAGGCGATAGATGAAAAGAAATACATGATACATTACGGGATTTGA